One stretch of Pseudomonas sp. NC02 DNA includes these proteins:
- a CDS encoding DHA2 family efflux MFS transporter permease subunit — MAEAILTEVPADKPRNASLTDWIAVAAGSLGALLATLDISITNSALPQIQGQIGATGTEGTWIATGYLMSEIVMIPLAAWLTRVFGLRRFLIGTALMFTFFSMFCGLSSSLGAMIAGRIGQGFAGGAMIPTAQTIVRTRLPAHQLAIGTTMFGMTVILGPLLGPVIGGWLTENINWRWCFFINLPVSITLITLLITGLPSDRMNLQQFIKADWLGIIGLAMGLSSLTVVLEEGQREHWFDSQLIIWLSITMVIGFFLIAVGQVRSSTPILRLQLVLNRSFGSVLLIATAVGAGLYGTAYLVPQFLGILSGYNAQQSGSIMLLSGIPAFLLMPILPRMLGRLDLRMMVGVGLLMYWASCFLDTQLTAQSVGHDFYWSQILRGFGQILVMMPLSQLSMRSVETRDAGDAAGLYNMSRNLGGTLGLALLGVLMDRRSHFHDDMLREGIQANTQLTQDQMASDTASYLAQTGDPSTASLQALSHLANDIAQQAAVMAYNDAFYVLGLAMLACLPLIFILKKRAAQAGQRT, encoded by the coding sequence ATGGCTGAAGCCATCTTGACGGAAGTGCCCGCGGACAAACCGCGCAACGCTTCGCTGACCGACTGGATCGCAGTCGCCGCCGGCTCGCTGGGCGCCTTGCTGGCGACCCTGGACATCTCGATCACCAACTCGGCGCTGCCGCAGATCCAGGGCCAGATCGGCGCGACCGGTACCGAAGGCACGTGGATCGCCACCGGTTACCTGATGTCGGAAATCGTCATGATTCCCCTCGCCGCCTGGCTGACCCGGGTATTCGGCCTGCGCCGGTTCCTGATCGGCACCGCGTTGATGTTCACGTTTTTCTCGATGTTCTGCGGGCTCTCCTCAAGCCTCGGCGCGATGATCGCCGGGCGTATCGGCCAGGGTTTTGCCGGCGGCGCGATGATCCCGACCGCGCAGACCATCGTGCGCACCCGCCTGCCTGCCCATCAGTTGGCAATCGGCACCACGATGTTCGGCATGACGGTGATCCTCGGTCCGCTGCTGGGCCCGGTGATTGGCGGATGGCTCACGGAAAATATCAACTGGCGCTGGTGCTTCTTCATCAACCTGCCCGTCAGCATCACCTTGATCACCTTGCTGATCACCGGCCTGCCCAGCGACCGCATGAACCTCCAGCAATTCATCAAGGCCGACTGGCTGGGCATCATTGGCCTGGCCATGGGCCTGAGTTCGCTCACCGTGGTGCTGGAAGAAGGCCAGCGCGAACACTGGTTCGACTCGCAGTTGATCATCTGGTTGAGCATCACGATGGTGATCGGCTTCTTCCTGATTGCCGTCGGGCAAGTCCGCTCGAGTACGCCGATCCTGCGCCTGCAACTGGTGCTCAACCGCAGCTTTGGCAGCGTGCTGCTGATCGCCACGGCGGTCGGCGCCGGGCTGTATGGCACGGCGTACCTGGTGCCGCAGTTCCTCGGCATCCTGTCGGGCTATAACGCGCAACAGTCGGGTTCGATCATGTTGCTGTCGGGGATTCCGGCGTTCCTGCTGATGCCGATCCTGCCGCGAATGCTTGGCCGCCTGGACCTGCGGATGATGGTCGGCGTGGGTTTGTTGATGTACTGGGCCAGCTGCTTTCTCGACACCCAGCTCACCGCCCAGAGCGTCGGCCATGATTTCTACTGGTCGCAGATCCTGCGGGGCTTCGGGCAGATCCTGGTGATGATGCCCCTCAGCCAACTGTCGATGCGCTCGGTGGAAACCCGCGATGCGGGTGACGCGGCCGGGCTCTACAACATGTCACGCAACCTCGGCGGCACCTTGGGGCTGGCGCTGCTCGGCGTACTGATGGACCGGCGCAGCCACTTCCACGACGACATGTTGCGCGAAGGCATCCAGGCCAACACCCAGTTGACCCAGGATCAAATGGCGAGCGATACCGCCAGCTACCTGGCGCAAACCGGCGACCCGTCCACCGCCTCGCTGCAGGCCCTCAGTCATCTGGCCAACGACATCGCCCAACAAGCGGCGGTGATGGCCTACAACGACGCGTTCTACGTGCTGGGACTCGCCATGCTGGCGTGCCTTCCCCTGATCTTCATCCTGAAAAAGCGCGCGGCGCAGGCAGGCCAACGAACATGA
- a CDS encoding HlyD family secretion protein produces MSAAPPSPQVIPETTVNGQRGKARRILLSLAGVALLAGLAWGAWWWLTGRFIETTDDAYLQADSISVAPKINGYVAEVLVADNQNVKRGDVLVRLDARKYQAVSDEASATIAAREADFAKAQADLVQQDSTIAEARAQLQGAQADAQHAQTEVARYAPLARSGAEPEERLAQLNNQLAQARSTVAAKQAALRSSQTRYGTLEAQLKQAQAQLGVAKASEAQSQLDVDDAVIRSPLDGRVADRGVRVGQYVQPGTRLLTVVPVSAIYLTANYKETQIGEMRAGQAVTVHVDALPGHDIQGHIDSLSPGTGAQFALLPPSNATGNFTKIVQRVPVRISLDVPDNDVRQALVPGLSATVEVDTRTHKADANHG; encoded by the coding sequence ATGTCCGCTGCACCTCCCTCTCCTCAGGTCATTCCTGAAACCACCGTCAACGGCCAACGTGGCAAAGCCCGACGGATTCTACTGTCACTCGCCGGCGTGGCGCTGTTGGCCGGGCTGGCGTGGGGCGCCTGGTGGTGGCTCACCGGGCGCTTTATCGAGACCACCGACGACGCCTATCTGCAAGCCGACAGTATCAGCGTGGCGCCGAAAATCAACGGCTACGTCGCCGAGGTGCTGGTGGCCGACAACCAGAACGTGAAGCGTGGCGACGTGCTGGTGCGCCTGGATGCGCGCAAATACCAGGCAGTCAGTGACGAAGCCTCGGCGACGATTGCGGCCCGCGAGGCCGACTTTGCCAAGGCCCAGGCCGACCTGGTCCAACAGGACTCGACCATCGCCGAAGCCCGCGCCCAACTGCAAGGCGCCCAGGCCGACGCCCAGCACGCGCAAACCGAAGTCGCACGTTATGCGCCGCTGGCGCGTTCCGGGGCCGAGCCGGAAGAACGCCTGGCGCAGCTCAACAACCAGCTCGCCCAGGCCCGCAGCACCGTGGCCGCCAAGCAGGCCGCGTTGCGCTCCAGCCAGACCCGCTACGGCACCCTCGAAGCCCAGCTCAAGCAAGCCCAGGCGCAACTCGGCGTGGCCAAGGCCAGCGAAGCCCAGAGCCAGCTGGACGTGGACGACGCGGTGATTCGCAGCCCGCTCGATGGCCGCGTCGCTGATCGCGGTGTACGCGTCGGCCAATACGTGCAGCCGGGCACACGCTTGTTGACCGTGGTGCCGGTGAGCGCGATCTACCTGACCGCCAACTACAAGGAAACCCAGATCGGCGAGATGCGCGCCGGGCAGGCCGTCACCGTGCATGTGGACGCACTGCCAGGCCATGATATTCAGGGCCATATCGACAGCCTGTCCCCAGGCACCGGCGCACAGTTCGCGTTGCTGCCGCCGTCCAACGCCACCGGCAACTTCACCAAGATCGTGCAGCGGGTGCCGGTGCGGATTTCCCTGGATGTACCGGATAACGACGTGCGCCAGGCACTGGTGCCCGGCTTGTCCGCCACCGTGGAAGTCGACACCCGCACCCACAAGGCAGACGCCAACCATGGCTGA